In a single window of the Flavobacteriales bacterium genome:
- the xseA gene encoding exodeoxyribonuclease VII large subunit, producing MPETQNDKKIYRLEEISASLERMITQFYGDKFFWIRAEISEFRMAPSGHAYLNLVDANEEVIRAEMRGMIWKTALDGVRKELGNEFDALMKPGSGIVFKAGIQFSKRFGLSLTILNIDLGAVLGEIEKRKQETILRLRRDGHFETNKQHSLPLVTQRIALIGAPDSAGLQDFVKQLERNHWGFDFAVEVIPVTVQGDKAQPQIINALEKLNAHRYECVAILRGGGSKIDLDVFNQEPLALAIARCSLPVITGIGHETDISVADLVAHTYLKTPTASAYFFIDRAVNFLGRLQQFKKELSSAVQDIRHRAASELQEATSTLLTKPTAALRWRIMQMSTDAQRLGRLVQQRAASAREGLKRTRQLIAGESDRMLHIDAPRELTQLSDQLLHWAPLKVRRSRDGLDNLYFRLKAVAPDQVLQYGYSMTRVNGDWLKRGMAVQVGDEMTTETIDKFITSKITKIDERRTEL from the coding sequence ATGCCCGAAACGCAAAACGACAAAAAGATATACCGGCTCGAAGAGATCAGCGCCAGTCTGGAGCGTATGATCACTCAATTCTACGGCGACAAGTTCTTCTGGATCCGGGCCGAGATCAGCGAATTCCGCATGGCCCCTAGCGGCCACGCGTACCTGAATTTGGTCGATGCCAACGAAGAAGTAATACGCGCCGAAATGCGCGGCATGATCTGGAAGACCGCACTCGATGGCGTTCGAAAGGAACTGGGTAACGAATTCGACGCCCTCATGAAACCCGGTTCAGGGATCGTGTTCAAGGCCGGAATCCAATTCAGCAAGCGCTTCGGGCTAAGCTTAACGATCCTCAACATCGATCTCGGCGCCGTTCTCGGGGAAATAGAAAAACGCAAACAAGAAACGATTCTGCGCCTACGGCGCGATGGGCATTTTGAAACCAACAAACAACACTCGCTCCCTCTGGTGACCCAGCGTATCGCGTTGATCGGAGCCCCCGACTCGGCCGGACTCCAGGATTTTGTGAAACAGCTCGAACGCAACCATTGGGGGTTTGATTTCGCCGTGGAGGTAATTCCTGTGACCGTTCAGGGAGACAAAGCTCAACCCCAGATCATCAACGCTCTCGAAAAACTCAATGCTCATCGTTACGAATGCGTTGCTATCTTGCGAGGAGGTGGTTCTAAAATCGATTTGGATGTTTTCAATCAGGAGCCACTTGCACTTGCAATAGCTCGTTGCTCACTCCCGGTAATAACAGGCATTGGACACGAAACCGACATCAGCGTCGCCGATCTGGTGGCGCACACCTACCTCAAAACACCAACGGCATCAGCCTACTTCTTTATCGATAGAGCCGTTAATTTCTTAGGACGCCTGCAGCAATTCAAGAAAGAGCTTTCGAGTGCCGTTCAGGACATCAGACACCGTGCTGCATCGGAACTGCAAGAGGCCACCTCTACCCTGCTCACGAAACCGACCGCGGCCCTAAGGTGGCGAATAATGCAGATGAGTACTGATGCCCAACGCCTAGGTCGATTGGTCCAGCAAAGGGCTGCATCGGCCCGCGAGGGCCTTAAAAGAACCCGCCAATTGATCGCCGGCGAATCTGACCGCATGTTGCATATTGATGCACCGAGAGAACTAACACAACTGAGCGATCAGCTGCTGCATTGGGCTCCGCTGAAGGTGCGGCGTTCGAGAGATGGCCTCGACAATTTGTATTTTCGGTTGAAGGCAGTTGCCCCCGATCAAGTGCTGCAGTACGGTTACAGCATGACTCGCGTAAACGGGGATTGGCTGAAACGGGGTATGGCCGTTCAGGTGGGCGATGAAATGACTACCGAAACGATCGATAAATTCATTACTAGTAAAATCACGAAGATCGATGAGCGAAGAACTGAATTATGA
- the xseB gene encoding exodeoxyribonuclease VII small subunit yields MSEELNYETAYGELKGILSDLQNDDVTVDELTAKVKRAKLLLELCQKKLANVDADVNGILQELREEDDE; encoded by the coding sequence ATGAGCGAAGAACTGAATTATGAAACGGCATACGGTGAGCTCAAAGGCATTTTGAGCGACCTTCAGAACGACGATGTTACGGTGGATGAGCTCACGGCTAAAGTAAAGCGCGCCAAGCTGTTGCTGGAATTATGTCAGAAGAAGCTGGCCAATGTCGATGCCGATGTAAACGGCATTTTACAGGAGCTTAGGGAAGAGGATGATGA